The sequence CTGCTCGTTTCCTATGTGAAGAACAACGCCTTCCCGCAGCCGCTGACGGAAGAAGAGGAGATCAAGCACCTTCGCCTGATGGCGAAGGGCAATTCGCAGTCGCGGAACAAGCTGATCGAGCACAATCTTCGTTTGGTGGCCCATATTGTAAAGAAATTCGATAATACCGGAGAGGATTTGGAGGATCTGATCTCCATCGGCACCATCGGCCTGATCAAGGCGATCGAAAGCTTTCAGCCCGATAAAGGGACGAAGCTCGCCACCTTTGCAGCGAGGTGCATTGAAAACGAGATCCTCATGCATTTGCGTTCGCTGAAGAAAACCCGCAAGGATGTTTCGCTGCATGATCCCATCGGGACGGATAAAGAAGGCAATGAAATTACCCTGATCGATATTCTCGGGAC is a genomic window of Ferviditalea candida containing:
- the sigK gene encoding RNA polymerase sporulation sigma factor SigK — protein: MPAFFAALALFIKELMLLVSYVKNNAFPQPLTEEEEIKHLRLMAKGNSQSRNKLIEHNLRLVAHIVKKFDNTGEDLEDLISIGTIGLIKAIESFQPDKGTKLATFAARCIENEILMHLRSLKKTRKDVSLHDPIGTDKEGNEITLIDILGTDSDEVIDKVQLKIEKSKIYQNLDILDEREQEVIRGRFGLEKGGDERTQREIAKELGISRSYVSRIEKRALMKLYHEFYKMKERDRNRPK